A genomic region of Planococcus kocurii contains the following coding sequences:
- a CDS encoding DUF554 domain-containing protein, protein MVLLGTLINAVLIVVGTILGRALRNISDNMKETVMYVIGLAVIVLGLQMGLGSQNFIIVIISLVLGAVIGEWANLEGKLNDFGHWIERMLGAKESNGSLAQGFVTATLIFVIGAMGIIGAMESGLSNEHGVLISKGIIDGFTSIVLASTLGFGVMLAAIPVFVYQGLIALFATQISLAIPDVALDMFILEMSATGGVMIVAIGLNMMGVTKIRVANLLPGIVVVGVVVTIIYKFNLM, encoded by the coding sequence GTGGTTCTCTTAGGGACGTTAATAAACGCTGTTTTAATTGTAGTGGGAACCATTCTTGGAAGAGCTCTTCGCAATATTTCTGACAACATGAAAGAGACGGTCATGTATGTTATTGGCTTAGCAGTAATTGTGCTTGGTCTACAAATGGGATTGGGAAGTCAAAACTTTATAATTGTTATTATTAGTTTAGTGTTGGGCGCAGTTATTGGAGAATGGGCAAACTTAGAAGGTAAGTTGAACGATTTTGGTCATTGGATTGAACGCATGCTTGGAGCTAAAGAAAGTAATGGCAGCCTTGCTCAAGGATTTGTAACAGCTACTTTAATATTTGTAATTGGAGCAATGGGAATCATCGGAGCAATGGAAAGTGGCTTGAGTAATGAGCATGGCGTATTAATTTCAAAAGGGATAATTGATGGATTTACTTCCATCGTTTTAGCATCTACACTTGGCTTTGGTGTTATGCTTGCAGCGATTCCAGTATTTGTTTATCAAGGATTAATCGCCTTGTTTGCAACTCAAATTAGCTTAGCAATTCCTGATGTAGCACTCGATATGTTCATATTGGAAATGAGTGCAACAGGTGGAGTGATGATCGTTGCAATTGGTCTGAATATGATGGGTGTAACAAAAATTAGAGTAGCGAATTTATTGCCAGGTATAGTTGTTGTTGGAGTGGTCGTTACAATTATTTATAAATTTAATTTGATGTAA
- a CDS encoding mechanosensitive ion channel family protein gives MSVEKMMQRIFNVLADEAMWIGLIIVLLKVVLITVAAVVLVKVLRVLIRKTFSVRIKGPLLYNERRQQTLSKLLSNVVAYVVYFIAAVSILSTFTIDITGLIAGAGVLGLAVGFGAQNLVRDVITGFFIIFEDQFSVGDYVRIGAAEGTVEEIGLRTTKVKAWTGELFIFPNGNIMDVVNFSIHNSIAVVDVNISYESDITRVEKLIMEFLNGLQDRYEQIIKPAELLGVQNLTTTEIVMRITAETLPMQHFAVARGMRRDLKDFLDQRGVEIPYPRMVMMQRSPEEVTTARNAKT, from the coding sequence GTGAGCGTTGAGAAAATGATGCAACGAATTTTTAATGTTCTCGCGGACGAAGCAATGTGGATAGGTCTAATCATTGTTTTATTAAAAGTCGTGTTGATTACTGTAGCTGCGGTTGTACTGGTGAAAGTATTACGTGTATTGATTCGAAAAACTTTTTCTGTACGTATTAAAGGTCCGCTACTTTATAACGAGCGAAGACAGCAAACTTTATCAAAATTATTATCAAACGTCGTGGCGTATGTCGTGTATTTCATAGCGGCAGTTTCTATTTTGTCAACTTTCACGATTGATATTACCGGTTTGATTGCAGGTGCTGGTGTGTTAGGTTTAGCAGTCGGATTTGGTGCTCAGAACTTAGTGCGAGATGTGATTACGGGTTTCTTTATTATTTTTGAAGACCAATTTTCTGTAGGTGATTATGTTCGAATCGGTGCTGCCGAAGGAACCGTGGAAGAAATCGGGTTACGTACGACCAAAGTAAAAGCATGGACGGGTGAACTGTTTATCTTCCCGAATGGCAACATAATGGACGTTGTAAACTTTTCAATTCACAATTCTATCGCAGTGGTCGATGTCAACATCTCTTATGAATCGGATATTACGCGCGTTGAAAAGCTCATAATGGAATTTTTGAATGGTTTGCAAGATCGTTATGAACAGATTATTAAGCCAGCGGAGCTATTAGGTGTTCAAAATTTAACGACAACTGAAATTGTTATGCGGATTACAGCAGAAACTTTACCAATGCAGCATTTTGCTGTCGCGAGAGGGATGCGTCGCGATTTGAAGGACTTTTTGGACCAACGTGGAGTTGAAATTCCTTATCCGCGTATGGTAATGATGCAGCGATCTCCAGAAGAAGTGACCACAGCAAGAAATGCTAAAACGTAA
- a CDS encoding DUF951 domain-containing protein: MEMKEFGLNDIVEMKKGHPCGANAWKIIRMGADVRIKCEGCQHSVMLPRMEFNKKMKKILIKSETE, translated from the coding sequence ATGGAAATGAAGGAGTTTGGGCTGAACGATATAGTTGAAATGAAAAAAGGCCATCCTTGTGGAGCCAATGCCTGGAAAATTATTCGCATGGGAGCGGATGTTCGCATTAAGTGTGAGGGGTGTCAACATAGCGTCATGTTGCCGCGTATGGAGTTTAATAAAAAGATGAAAAAGATTCTAATTAAGTCCGAAACAGAATGA
- the ychF gene encoding redox-regulated ATPase YchF, which translates to MALTAGIVGLPNVGKSTLFNAITKAGAEAANYPFCTIDPNVGIVEVPDERLNKLTELVDPKKTVPTAFEFTDIAGIVEGASKGEGLGNKFLSHIREVDAICQVVRCFADDNITHVTGKVDPISDIEVINLELILADMESIEKRIARAAKLVKQKDKDAVAEEPVLMKLREAFENGQLARSIEFTDDELLIAKGLNLLTIKPMLYVANVSEDEIADADSNEYVQQVRDFAAKDNADVIVICAKIEEEMAELEDEEKEMFLEELGIKESGLDQLVKASYSLLGLATYFTAGVQEVRAWTFKKGMKAPQCAGVIHSDFERGFIRAETVAYDDLVEIGSMAAAKEAGKVRQEGKEYIVKDGDVMLFRFNV; encoded by the coding sequence ATGGCATTAACTGCAGGGATTGTAGGATTACCAAACGTGGGGAAATCCACATTATTTAATGCAATAACTAAAGCGGGTGCCGAAGCGGCAAACTACCCGTTCTGTACAATAGATCCAAACGTTGGGATTGTTGAAGTTCCAGATGAGCGTCTTAACAAATTGACGGAATTAGTAGATCCGAAAAAAACTGTACCGACGGCTTTTGAATTTACTGATATTGCAGGAATTGTAGAAGGTGCTAGTAAAGGTGAGGGATTAGGAAATAAATTCTTGTCTCATATCCGTGAAGTAGATGCAATTTGCCAAGTGGTCCGTTGTTTTGCTGATGATAACATCACGCACGTAACCGGAAAAGTAGACCCGATTTCTGATATTGAAGTGATTAACTTGGAATTGATCTTGGCAGATATGGAAAGCATCGAAAAACGCATTGCCCGCGCAGCGAAGTTAGTAAAACAAAAAGACAAAGACGCTGTTGCAGAAGAGCCAGTCCTGATGAAATTACGCGAAGCTTTTGAAAATGGTCAATTGGCACGTTCAATCGAATTTACGGATGATGAGCTGTTAATTGCAAAAGGTTTGAATTTATTGACAATCAAACCGATGCTTTATGTGGCAAACGTTTCAGAAGATGAAATTGCAGATGCTGACAGTAACGAATACGTTCAACAAGTTCGTGATTTTGCTGCAAAAGACAATGCAGACGTCATCGTTATTTGTGCGAAAATCGAAGAAGAAATGGCTGAACTTGAAGACGAGGAAAAAGAAATGTTCCTTGAAGAGTTGGGCATTAAAGAGTCTGGGTTGGACCAATTGGTCAAAGCTTCATACAGCTTGCTCGGATTAGCAACTTATTTTACCGCAGGCGTTCAAGAAGTGCGTGCATGGACATTCAAAAAAGGCATGAAAGCTCCACAATGTGCCGGCGTTATTCACTCTGACTTCGAACGCGGATTTATCCGTGCCGAAACAGTTGCCTACGATGACTTGGTCGAAATCGGATCAATGGCAGCAGCAAAAGAAGCAGGGAAAGTACGTCAAGAAGGCAAAGAATACATCGTCAAAGACGGCGACGTCATGCTATTTAGATTTAACGTCTAA